In Lysinibacillus sp. 2017, the DNA window AAGAGTTATTCAACAAATTCTGGCCAGCAGATGTTCATGTTGTTGGGAAGGATATTGTACGTTTCCACACAATTTATTGGCCAATTTTCTTAATGGCATTAGATTTGCCATTACCGAAGAAAATTTTCGCACATGGCTTCATTATGATGAAAGACGGCAAAATGTCGAAATCAAAAGGGAATGTCGTGTATCCAGAAATGTTAATTGAACGTTATGGCTTAGATGCAACGCGTTATTTCTTATTACGCGAGTTACCATTTGGACAAGATGGCGTGTTCTCTCCAGAGTCATTTGTTGAACGTACAAACTTCGATTTAGCAAATGATTTAGGGAACTTATTAAACCGTACTGTTTCGATGATGAATAAGTATTTTGACGGGAAAATTCCAACAGAAAACTTACAAGAAACCGAATTTGATGCTGCGTTAAAAGCACATGCTGAATTGACGCGTATTAAATATGAAGAAAGTATGGAAAAAATGCAATTTAGTGTGGTTTTAGGTGAGCTTTGGTCACTTGTATCACGTACAAATAAATACATTGATGAAACCTCTCCATGGGTATTAGCAAAAGATGAAGCAGATAAACCAAAATTAGCAGCAGTAATGAACAATTTAGCAGAAAGCTTACGTCACATTGCAGTACTAACTCAACCATTTATGACAACAGCACCAAAGCAAATTGTGGAGCAATTAGGCCTTGATGAGAAATTATTAGCATGGGACACAATTGAAACATTCGGTAATACTATTCCACAAAACATAAAAGTGGTAGAAAAAGGAACACCAATTTTCCCTCGTTTAGATGCAGAAGTGGAAGTTGCGTATATCCGTGAGCAAATGCAGGTGTCTGTAAAAACTTCTCAAGAAGAAGAGGCTACAGCTGTAGAAAAACCAGAAACAGAAGAAATTACAATTGATGACTTTATGAAAGTGGATTTACGTGTTGCAACAGTTACAGCATGTGAGCCGGTAGCAAAAGCGAAGAAATTATTAAAGCTTCAGGTCGATTTAGGCTATGAAACACGCCAAGTCGTATCAGGGATTGCGGAACATTATAAACCCGAACAATTAATCGGTAAAAAAGTAATCGTTGTGGCAAATTTAAAACCAGTAACACTTCGTGGCGAACTTTCTCAAGGTATGATTTTAGCTGGATCACATGATGGTGTTTTAACATTAGCATCAGTCGATTCAAAACTCGCTAATGGAGCACAAGTCAAATAATTAGAAAAAATCTGTTGAGCGATTAAAGTTCAACAGATTTTTCATTATTTATTTAATAGTATTGATTAAAAAGTATATTGATATAATATAAACAATCCAATAATAGTAATTTTAATAGGTATAAAGAATAAAATCAGGTGATTTGGCAATAAATTAATGACAAATAAAATAGTTGTTGTAATGAAATTGTAATAATACTGAAAAATAAATTTTATTTAGATTTCATACAATACACGATAGGAGAAATTAGGATGAGCACATATATTGATACACATGTCCATTTAAACGCAGATCAGTATGACGAAGATTTACAGGAAGTGATTGACCGTGCACTTGCTGCTAACGTAGAAAAAATGATTGTTGTTGGTTTTGACCGTAAAACAATTGAGCGCGCAATGCAATTGATTGAGGATTATGATTTTATTTACGCAGTAATCGGTTGGCACCCAGTCGATGCCGTCGATTGTACAGAAGAAGATTTACAATGGATTGAACAACTAGCAGCACACAAAAAGGTAGTCGGTATTGGTGAGACAGGGCTCGATTATTATTGGGATAAATCGCCAAAAGACGTGCAGCAATTTTGGCTCCGCAAGCAAATTCAATTAGCGAAAAAATTAGAGTTACCTATTATTATTCACAACCGGGATGCAACGGCAGATGTTGTCCAAATTTTACGTGAAGAAAATGCAGCAGCTGTTGGCGGAATTATGCATTGTTTCGGTGGTAGTGTTGAAACAGCACGTGAATGTATTAAGATGAATTTTATGATTAGTCTTGGAGGACCTGTGACATTCAAAAATGCACGTCAACCAAAAGAAGTCGCATCTGAGATTCCGTTAGAATATTTATTAATTGAAACAGATGCACCATATTTAGCGCCACACCCAAATCGTGGTAAACGTAATGAGCCTTCTTATGTCCCATTAGTAGCGGAAGAAATTGCCCGTTTAAAAGAAATATCAGTAGAAGAAGTGGCACAAAAAACAACCGAAAATGCAAAACGTTTTTTTAAAATTGAACAGTAAAATTCATTCGAAATTTACAGGTTAAAATTACACTTCCATATGTATAATATGTAAATATTTTCAACTAAATTTTCGTTAAAATTACGTATATAAAAAAAGAAAATGTATAAAATAAAAAGTTGCCTCCAATACTAGTTGTAGCACGAGTTTAAGGAAAGTTTGCATTTTTATAGAAAATCATTTCTGTTGACAGCACTAAAACTAGCCCGTATAATCCAACTTTGTATTAAGGAGGCGTTTTTTCATGTTAAATAATTCCATGAAAAGCCAGTTCTTAGGATCATTGAGGAGTAAGCAAACAGGCGTTAGGATTTTGTCATTTGTCCTGTTTGTTTCAGTAATTGCATTCGTTCTTTATCATGGAACGAAAAATCCCGTTTCGATTACAGCAAACGGTGAAACAACCGAAGTATACACTCACGCAAGTACGGTTGAAGAGCTATTAGTAGCAGAGAATATAGAAATAACAAAGTATGATAAAGTAACACCCTCACTGAGTACCAAAATCGATAGTGGAATGTCGATTGAATGGGAACAGGCAAAAGAAGTAGTAATTTCAGTTGATGGAAATCAGTCAAAAGTTTGGACAACTGAAAATGTAGTGAAGAACATTTTGGAAGAAGCAAATATCGAAGTAACGGAGCAGGATTTAGTATCACAAAGCTTAGATACAGAAGTAGGAGCAGATAACAAAATCGATATTCAAAAGGCGTTTCAGTTAACGCTTGTCGATGGCTTAGAAGAGAGACAAGTATGGTCCACTTCGACTACGGTCGCTAACTTTTTAAATCAACAAGGGATTCAACTAAATGAATCCGATCGTGTCGACAAAAATTTGGAGAAAGTTATCACTCCAAATGAAAAAATCGCAGTTGTTCGCGTAGAAAAAGTTACCGATGTAGTGGAGGAATCAGTCGATTTCGCAGTTGAAAAGAAAAACGATTCTTCTTTATTGAAGGGCACAGAAAAATTAGTAGCAGAAGGTAAAAAAGGTAAGGTTGAACGTACTTATAGCACGGTTAAAGAGAACGGGAAAGTCGTATCAAAAAGTGTTACCTCAGAAAAAGTAGTACAAAGTCCAACAACAAAAGTTGTCGCAGTTGGAACAAAAGTTGTCACAGCAAGTGTATCTCGTTCGAACAGTGAACCTGCTTCAGGTAACGAGTTTTATGTTGAAGCGACAGCATACACACCATATTGCACAGGTTGCTCAGGTATTTCAGCAACTGGTATTAACTTGCGCTCAAATTCAGGTTTAAAACTAATCGCAGTGGATCCACGTGTCATTCCATTAGGCTCAAAAGTTTGGGTAGAAGGCTATGGTTATGCATTGGCTGGAGATACTGGCGGTGCAATTAAAGGTAATAAAATTGATATTTTAGTACAAACAGAATCACAGGCAAATACCTGGGGTCGTAAAAAAGTGCGCATTAAAGTATTAAACTAATTTTTTACATGAAGTACTTCATGTAAAGCAAATCCAAAATGTATAGTGGCTTTCTCGCCTTTTGACTGATGGCGAGGGAGCTTTTTTTGTTTAATCTAAGGCGTAAACCAACCGTTACGTCAGATACAGCAATCTATGGTAAAATAGCGAAAGACTATGTTAGAAAAGAGGAACATTTCTTGGACATACAAGAGATTATTGTTGTAGAAGGGAAAGACGATACAACAGCGATTAAACGCGCAACAGGTGCAGATACAATTGAAACGAACGGCTCAGCCATTTCCGATGAAGTTCTTCGTCGTATTGCCCACGCACAAAAAAAACGTGGGGTCATCGTGTTTACAGATCCTGATTATCCAGGCCGCCGTATTCGAGCGATTATTGAAGAACGTGTTCCAGGCGTTAAGCATGCGTTTTTAGCAAAGGCAAAAACTATTGCAAAAAATGGTAAAGGCTTAGGAATTGAACATGCCAATGATGAAGATATTCGTGAAGCATTATCAAATGTTTATACACTGGCACAATCACATATTGAAGAAATAATTACGTTAGAAGACTTAATGACTGCTAAGCTAATCGGTCACCCACAATCAAAGGCAAGACGTGATAAACTTGGCGAAATTTTAAATATTGGTAGCACAAATGGCAAGCAATTGCACAAACGATTAATGATGTTTCAAATTACAGTGGAACAATTCGCAAAAGCAATTCAAGCCTTAGATCAGGAGGAAAAGAATGTATAAAGATATCGCAACGCCGATTCGTACAAAAGAAATTTTAGAAAAATATGGTTTCTCATTTAAAAAGAGTTTAGGACAAAACTTTCTAATTGACCCCAATATTTTACGCAATATCGTTAGCCACGCATACTTAACAGAAAACAGTGGTGCGATTGAAGTTGGACCAGGGATTGGTGCATTAACAGAGCATTTAGCACGTGAAGCGAAGAAAGTTGTGTCGTTTGAAATTGATCAACGCTTATTACCTGTACTAGAAGATACGTTAAGCCCATATGACAATGTTAAAATTGTCCATTCAGATATTTTAAAAGCAGATGTTGAAAAAGTCATTGCAGAAGAAATGCCTGGTATTGAAGATATTATGGTAGTAGCGAACTTACCGTACTATGTAACAACACCCATTTTAATGAAGTTGCTGAACGACCGACTACCGATTCGTGGCTTTGTTGTGATGATGCAAAAGGAAGTAGCAGATCGTATTACGGCAAAACCAGGGACAAAAGCATATGGCTCTTTATCGATTGCAATTCAATATTACATGACAGCAGAAATTGCAATGGTCGTACCAAAAACAGTGTTTATGCCGCAACCAAATGTTGACTCGGCGGTTATTCGTTTAATTAAACACGATACACCACCAGTTGAAGTAATTGATGAAGATTTTTTATTTGAAGTAACACGCATGTCATTTGCACAGCGTCGTAAAACAATTTTAAACAATCTACAAAATGGTCTTATGAACGGAAAACAAAAGAAAGAACTTATTGTAAAAGCTCTAGAAGAAGCAGGTATTGAACCAGCACGTCGTGGCGAAACCCTCTCTATTCAAGAATTTGGTAAATTAGCCGACTTGTTACATCCACATTTTTGTGTTCGACAATAATATGAATTTTGAACTAAAAAAACAAATGAAATCATTATAAAAAAGTTGACGGTTACTTAGCATGGTGATAGAATATATTATTTTATTGACAATTAAATACTGCTATGTTACACTATTTAACAGTGAGGTGTATGCAAAAATGCCAAAAACGTTAGCAGACATTAAAAGGTCATTAGATGCCCATGTGGGTAAACGTTTGCAATTAAAAGCAAACGGTGGTCGTAAGAAAACAGTTGAGTGCGAAGGTGTTTTAAGTGAAACTTATCATGCTGTATTCGTCATTGAACTAAATCAACAGGATAATGCGTGCAAGCGCGTATCTTACAGTTATACGGATATACTTACAGAAGCAGTAGAGATTACTTTTTTAGATGATGCAGTAGCAGCCATCCAATAGTTTTTCTAGTACTTATTTTTTTATATTTTAAAAAGGCGCTCATTTTATGAGTGTTTTTTTATTTTTCTCACATACTATATGTGTCAACTTACTCTTTCTTAAAAAAGGAGGTTTTCTGCATGGCAAAACAAAAAATCATGTCTGCTCATCTAAAAGAAGAGATTGCCAAAGAACTTGGATTTTATGATGTGGTGGAACGTGAGGGTTGGGGCGGAATTAGATCCCGTGATGCAGGTAACATGGTGAAGCGTGCGATTGAAATAGCACAAGAAGGTTTAGCAGCTCAATCAAAGCAAGATAACCAAAAGTAAGTTGACGATCTAGGTGTAGTGCCCTCGTAAATGATTTTACGGGGCACTCTTTTTTAATTCATTAAGTAGTTACAAAAATGTCAAACGTTTACGTTCAATATTCAAGCGTTCCTTATGTTAAAATAGGAGCATTACTAAATTGATAGCGTATAGGAGACATGCGTGCCTTACCAGTAGGAGGAATTTTTAATGTTATATGTAAAAGCACCCGCAAAAATTAATTTAACACTCGATGTGCTTTATAAACGTCCAGACAATTATCACGAAGTTGAAATGATTATGACAACGGTGGATTTAGCAGATCGTATAGGTCTTGAACCGCGTGCGGATGGATTAATCAAAATTGTATCAACGGATAATTTCGTACCAGACGATCAAAGAAATTTTGCTTATCAAGCTGCTGAGTTATTGAAAAATACATATGGCATTAAAGAAGGGGTAACCATCTCGATTGAAAAGCAAATTCCAATTGCTGCAGGTTTAGCTGGGGGAAGTAGCGACGCGGCAGCAACTTTGCGCGGATTGAATGAATTATGGAATTTAAATTTATCATTAGATGAGTTAGCAGAATACGGAGCTAAAATTGGCTCGGACGTATCGTTTTGTGTATACGGGGGAACAGCGTTAGCTACGGGGCGTGGCGAAAAGATTCAAGAAATTTCGGCGCCACCAACTTGCTGGGTTATTTTAGCAAAGCCAAAAATCGGTGTTTCAACAGCAGACGTTTATGGTGGTTTGAAAATTGAGGGTCTAGAACACCCAAATACAGCACAAATGATTGAAGCGATTAAAACAAATAATTACCCGTTAATGTGTCAATCACTTGGCAATGTTTTAGAAACGGTCACATTTAACCTACACGCAGAGGTTGTTGTGATTAAAGAGCAAATGCAGCGTTTTGGGGCGGATGCGGTACTAATGAGTGGTAGCGGTCCGACAGTATTTGGTTTAGTTGAGAATGAAGCACGTGTTGGACGCATTTATAACGGATTGCGTGGTTTTTGTGAAGAAGTATACGTAGTACGAATGCTAGGGGAACGTAATCCACTTGCATAAATACGTATAATTATGGTAATTTGACTAGTAAATATTCGTATTTAAATAAATCTATGTTTAGGAGAGGGTCGCATGAAATGGAAGCGTAGTGAACGCCTTGTAGATATGACTCATTATTTACTTGAGCATCCACATCAGTTGATCCCGCTAACTTATTTTTCTGAGATTTACAGTTCCGCAAAATCTTCTATTAGTGAAGATTTAACGATTGTAAAGGAAACATTTGAAGAAAAGGGAATCGGGCTTTTAATTACCGTGCCTGGAGCTGCAGGTGGCGTTAAATATATTCCTAAAATGGCACAACAAGAAGTTCGTCAAATTATTGAGGAATTTATTATTGAATTAGGACATTCAGATCGCTTACTTCCTGGTGGCTATTTATTTATGACGGACCTATTAGGGAATCCGGAATTAATGAATCGCGTAGGGAAAGTATTTGCCAGTGCTTTTAGTCATAAAAAAATTGACGTAATCATGACCGTTGCAACAAAAGGAATTTCAATTGCACATGCGATTGCGAGACATTTGAATGTACCCGTTGTTGTTGTACGTCGTGATAGTAAAGTAACAGAAGGTTCTACTGTAAGTATTAATTATGTGTCGGGCTCTTCTCGTCGTATTCAAACGATGGTTTTATCGAAGCGTAGTATGAAAAGTGGTCAACGTGTACTAATCACCGATGATTTTATGAAAGTCGGCGGTACGATGAACGGTATGAAAAACTTGCTAGAAGAATTCGATTGTGAGCTTGCGGGTATCGCGGTACTTGTAGAAGCAGAACACGCCGATGAAACACTAGTAGATGATTACTATTCGTTAGTGAAGTTACATGAAGTAAATGAGAAAGATCGCACGATTGCATTAAGTGAAGGTAATTTTTTTTCTAAAGGAGAGAAATTAATATGAAAACTGTTTCAACAGCAAATGCACCAGCAGCAATCGGACCCTATGCACAAGGTATTGTCGTGAACAACCTATTTTACTCTTCAGGTCAAATTCCACTAACTGCTACAGGCGAATTAGTTGATGGCGATATTGAAGTACAAACAAATCAAGTATTTGAAAATTTAAAAGCAGTTTTAGCTGCGGCAGGATCTTCTTTAGATCAAGTTGTAAAAACAACGGTATTTATGAAAGATATGAATGACTTTGTCGCAATGAATGAAGTATATGCCTCACATTTTGGTACACATAAACCAGCTCGTTCAGCTGTAGAAGTAGCACGTTTACCAAAAGATGTGAAAGTAGAAATTGAAGTTATCGCATTAGTGAAGTAAATTGATATTTTCTTAGAGAGTTCGGTAAGTTTCTTCTTACCGGGCTCTTTTTATTTTAGGATTGTTAAAAAAACCACGAAAATATGGAATATTTTAATAATTATAAAAATTGTAGATAGAAATAAATTACATTTTATTGTATCCTATTGATAAAAGATGCTAATTTGAGAAAATAAGTAAATTAAAAAAGGGTTTTCTTCTTTTTTCTCGAATTAAACAAGCTATGGAATTAAAGCATCGAATGAAATGGGAGGTTTTTCACAATGGAAATTACTGACGTTAGATTACGCCGCGTTCAAACGGACGGACGTATGCGTGCGATTGCTTCAATTACACTTGATGATGAGTTTGTTATTCATGATATCCGCGTAATTGATGGCAATACAGGTTTATTTGTAGCAATGCCAAGCAAGAGAACACCAGATGGCGAGTTCCGTGATATCGCACATCCAATTAATTCGAATACTCGTAATAAAATTCAAGAAATCGTTCTTGAAGCATTCCATGCAACTTCAGCTGAAGAAACAGATGGAGTAGAATTAGAGTTAGAAGAAGCAAATGCTTAAAAACAAACAAGGGTCACTCAAATTTGAGAGGGCTCTTTTTTTATTATTATTTTTTGCTTTTATGTGACATTCAATAGAAAAATTCAGGATGAACGATAAAAGTGAGATTTAGGACAGTGAAAATATCAAATTTTTATCATTTTCATAAAATAAAAAAGACAAGTCAAACTACTATAAATATTTTAAATTCAAACATTTGTCAAGTCTGAATGCCTTGAAAATATAGTGAATTTACTATATAGTCATAAGAGAAAAAGAGTTAAAATGGAGGACTTGTAGATGACAAATATCTTTGCAGTTATTTTGGCTGCTGGTCAGGGTACACGAATGAAGTCCAAATTATATAAAGTATTACATCCAGTATGCGGTAAACCAATGGTCGAACATGTAATTGATCATATTGGTTCACTAAATGTAGAACGTATTGTAACGGTTGTAGGTCATGGCGCGGAGCTCGTAAAAGAGACACTTGGTGACAAGAGTGAATACGTATTACAAGCGGAACAACTAGGTACAGCACATGCTGTACAACAAGCAGAGCCGATTTTAGGGGACCTTGAAGGGACAACGCTTGTTGTATGCGGCGATACACCATTAATTCGCCCAGAAACGATGCAAGCGTTATTTGCGCATCATGAAGCGCAAAGTGCAAAAGCGACGATTTTGACGGCAGTTGCAGAGAACCCAACAGGCTATGGTCGCATTTTACGTGACAGCCAAGGGCAAGTTGCACAAATCGTTGAACAAAAAGACGCAACGCAAGAGCAACAACGCGTAAAGGAAATAAATACAGGTACGTATTGCTTT includes these proteins:
- a CDS encoding G5 and 3D domain-containing protein translates to MLNNSMKSQFLGSLRSKQTGVRILSFVLFVSVIAFVLYHGTKNPVSITANGETTEVYTHASTVEELLVAENIEITKYDKVTPSLSTKIDSGMSIEWEQAKEVVISVDGNQSKVWTTENVVKNILEEANIEVTEQDLVSQSLDTEVGADNKIDIQKAFQLTLVDGLEERQVWSTSTTVANFLNQQGIQLNESDRVDKNLEKVITPNEKIAVVRVEKVTDVVEESVDFAVEKKNDSSLLKGTEKLVAEGKKGKVERTYSTVKENGKVVSKSVTSEKVVQSPTTKVVAVGTKVVTASVSRSNSEPASGNEFYVEATAYTPYCTGCSGISATGINLRSNSGLKLIAVDPRVIPLGSKVWVEGYGYALAGDTGGAIKGNKIDILVQTESQANTWGRKKVRIKVLN
- a CDS encoding RidA family protein, coding for MKTVSTANAPAAIGPYAQGIVVNNLFYSSGQIPLTATGELVDGDIEVQTNQVFENLKAVLAAAGSSLDQVVKTTVFMKDMNDFVAMNEVYASHFGTHKPARSAVEVARLPKDVKVEIEVIALVK
- the purR gene encoding pur operon repressor, which translates into the protein MKWKRSERLVDMTHYLLEHPHQLIPLTYFSEIYSSAKSSISEDLTIVKETFEEKGIGLLITVPGAAGGVKYIPKMAQQEVRQIIEEFIIELGHSDRLLPGGYLFMTDLLGNPELMNRVGKVFASAFSHKKIDVIMTVATKGISIAHAIARHLNVPVVVVRRDSKVTEGSTVSINYVSGSSRRIQTMVLSKRSMKSGQRVLITDDFMKVGGTMNGMKNLLEEFDCELAGIAVLVEAEHADETLVDDYYSLVKLHEVNEKDRTIALSEGNFFSKGEKLI
- the rsmA gene encoding 16S rRNA (adenine(1518)-N(6)/adenine(1519)-N(6))-dimethyltransferase RsmA, producing MYKDIATPIRTKEILEKYGFSFKKSLGQNFLIDPNILRNIVSHAYLTENSGAIEVGPGIGALTEHLAREAKKVVSFEIDQRLLPVLEDTLSPYDNVKIVHSDILKADVEKVIAEEMPGIEDIMVVANLPYYVTTPILMKLLNDRLPIRGFVVMMQKEVADRITAKPGTKAYGSLSIAIQYYMTAEIAMVVPKTVFMPQPNVDSAVIRLIKHDTPPVEVIDEDFLFEVTRMSFAQRRKTILNNLQNGLMNGKQKKELIVKALEEAGIEPARRGETLSIQEFGKLADLLHPHFCVRQ
- the metG gene encoding methionine--tRNA ligase encodes the protein MNEQKTFYITTPIYYPSGKFHIGTAYTTVASDAIARYKRLKGFDVRFLTGMDEHGQKIQEKAQEAGMHPQDYVNEIAAGAKKLWATMDISYNDFIQTTQKRHTDAVEKIFQKFLDNGDIYKGEYEGLYCVPCESYYTETQLIDGKCPDCGREVQRVKEESYFFNMKKYADRLLEYYENHLDFIEPESRKNEMINNFIKPGLEDLSVSRTSFDWGIKVPGDAKHVIYVWVDALSNYITSLGYGSDNEELFNKFWPADVHVVGKDIVRFHTIYWPIFLMALDLPLPKKIFAHGFIMMKDGKMSKSKGNVVYPEMLIERYGLDATRYFLLRELPFGQDGVFSPESFVERTNFDLANDLGNLLNRTVSMMNKYFDGKIPTENLQETEFDAALKAHAELTRIKYEESMEKMQFSVVLGELWSLVSRTNKYIDETSPWVLAKDEADKPKLAAVMNNLAESLRHIAVLTQPFMTTAPKQIVEQLGLDEKLLAWDTIETFGNTIPQNIKVVEKGTPIFPRLDAEVEVAYIREQMQVSVKTSQEEEATAVEKPETEEITIDDFMKVDLRVATVTACEPVAKAKKLLKLQVDLGYETRQVVSGIAEHYKPEQLIGKKVIVVANLKPVTLRGELSQGMILAGSHDGVLTLASVDSKLANGAQVK
- the veg gene encoding biofilm formation stimulator Veg, coding for MPKTLADIKRSLDAHVGKRLQLKANGGRKKTVECEGVLSETYHAVFVIELNQQDNACKRVSYSYTDILTEAVEITFLDDAVAAIQ
- a CDS encoding small, acid-soluble spore protein, alpha/beta type; amino-acid sequence: MAKQKIMSAHLKEEIAKELGFYDVVEREGWGGIRSRDAGNMVKRAIEIAQEGLAAQSKQDNQK
- the spoVG gene encoding septation regulator SpoVG — protein: MEITDVRLRRVQTDGRMRAIASITLDDEFVIHDIRVIDGNTGLFVAMPSKRTPDGEFRDIAHPINSNTRNKIQEIVLEAFHATSAEETDGVELELEEANA
- the ispE gene encoding 4-(cytidine 5'-diphospho)-2-C-methyl-D-erythritol kinase, with protein sequence MLYVKAPAKINLTLDVLYKRPDNYHEVEMIMTTVDLADRIGLEPRADGLIKIVSTDNFVPDDQRNFAYQAAELLKNTYGIKEGVTISIEKQIPIAAGLAGGSSDAAATLRGLNELWNLNLSLDELAEYGAKIGSDVSFCVYGGTALATGRGEKIQEISAPPTCWVILAKPKIGVSTADVYGGLKIEGLEHPNTAQMIEAIKTNNYPLMCQSLGNVLETVTFNLHAEVVVIKEQMQRFGADAVLMSGSGPTVFGLVENEARVGRIYNGLRGFCEEVYVVRMLGERNPLA
- a CDS encoding TatD family hydrolase, translating into MSTYIDTHVHLNADQYDEDLQEVIDRALAANVEKMIVVGFDRKTIERAMQLIEDYDFIYAVIGWHPVDAVDCTEEDLQWIEQLAAHKKVVGIGETGLDYYWDKSPKDVQQFWLRKQIQLAKKLELPIIIHNRDATADVVQILREENAAAVGGIMHCFGGSVETARECIKMNFMISLGGPVTFKNARQPKEVASEIPLEYLLIETDAPYLAPHPNRGKRNEPSYVPLVAEEIARLKEISVEEVAQKTTENAKRFFKIEQ
- the rnmV gene encoding ribonuclease M5, with amino-acid sequence MDIQEIIVVEGKDDTTAIKRATGADTIETNGSAISDEVLRRIAHAQKKRGVIVFTDPDYPGRRIRAIIEERVPGVKHAFLAKAKTIAKNGKGLGIEHANDEDIREALSNVYTLAQSHIEEIITLEDLMTAKLIGHPQSKARRDKLGEILNIGSTNGKQLHKRLMMFQITVEQFAKAIQALDQEEKNV